The following proteins are encoded in a genomic region of Arachis stenosperma cultivar V10309 chromosome 4, arast.V10309.gnm1.PFL2, whole genome shotgun sequence:
- the LOC130973993 gene encoding U-box domain-containing protein 33 isoform X1, with the protein MAVVSPVPATTQRMGSVRRVQEGEIVEEPNQAVVVDEPIYVAVSKEVKESKLNLIWAIQNSGGRRICILHVHVPATMIPLMGAKFPASSLKEQEVRAYWDIERQTMHKTLDEYLRICQRMGVQAEKVPFEMDNIEKGIVELVSQRGIQRLVMGAASDRSHSRRMMDLKSKKAIFVCEQAPAFCRIQFICKGHLIHTRDRTLGEDNLVASPLAQQVPNSEAEHPVLPRSQSVITPGQNQTSHRRELFRKVRSANDGAVGGIMHDSSPDNFEGFSTPPNRLGTDLSSDESDRLSRTRSPSALSVCSDSGAVDPMLSPNSVSEIAENVAELTLSHAIKEDLHSSPPSVLQDGGMNDTIYDQLELAMAEAERATRNAYQETYRRGKAEKEAIEAMRKAKISESLYVEELNLRKRAEEELQKEKEQLQNMKIQRDKVKEELQLALDQKSSLESQIASSELMIKEYEQKIISAVDLLQSYKNERDELQVQRDEVLREATELRKKQGEASGTRTPQLFSEFSFLEIEQATNNFDQSLKIGEGGYGSIFKGMLRHTEVAIKMLHSDSMQGPLEFQQEVDVLSKLRHPNLITLVGACPESFTLIYEYLPNGSLEDRLVCKDNTPPLPWQTRIRIAAELCSALIFLHSSKPHRIVHGDLKPSNILLDANLISKLSDFGICRILSRREDSTDNTTECWRTHPKGTFVYMDPEFLASGELTPKSDVYSFGIILMRLLTGRPALGITKEVSYALETGKLKSLLDPLAGDWPFVQAEQLARLAMRCCEMNRKNRPDLYSDVWRVLDPMTASSGGTLSPSGLYQQTPSYFICPIFQEVMRDPHVAADGFTYEAEAIRGWLDSGHDDSPMTNSKLAHRNLVPNRALKSAIHDWLQSH; encoded by the exons ATGGCTGTGGTGAGTCCTGTGCCTGCAACAACACAAAGGATGGGTTCTGTGAGGCGAGTTCAAGAGGGTGAAATTGTTGAGGAGCCTAATCAAGCTGTGGTAGTTGATGAGCCAATCTATGTTGCTGTGTCAAAAGAAGTGAAAGAGAGCAAGCTGAATCTGATATGGGCGATTCAGAACTCTGGAGGAAGGAGGATTTGCATACTTCATGTTCATGTTCctgcaaccatgatccctttgA TGGGTGCTAAGTTCCCTGCAAGTTCACTGAAAGAGCAGGAGGTTCGAGCATACTGGGATATTGAAAGGCAAACCATGCATAAGACTCTGGATGAGTATCTTCGTATATGTCAACGGATGGGG GTGCAGGCGGAGAAAGTGCCTTTTGAAATGGACAACATTGAAAAAGGAATTGTAGAACTTGTCTCCCAACGTGGCATCCAAAGGCTTGTCATGGGAGCGGCATCGGACCGATCCCATTCTAG GAGAATGATGGACTTGAAATCGAAGAAAGCCATCTTTGTATGTGAGCAAGCTCCAGCATTTTGTCGGATACAGTTTATCTGCAAAGGGCACCTTATACACACAAG GGATCGCACTTTGGGTGAAGATAATTTAGTTGCATCTCCTTTGGCACAACAAGTTCCAAACTCTGAAGCTGAACATCCAGTACTCCCGAGATCTCAATCTGTTATTACTCCGGGCCAAAATCAAACTAGTCATCGTCGGGAGTTATTTCGCAAAGTAAGGTCTGCCAATGATGGTGCTGTAGGGGGCATTATGCATGATTCTTCTCCAGATAACTTTGAAGGGTTCTCAACTCCACCAAATAGGTTAGGTACTGATTTAAGTTCTGATGAGTCAGATAGGCTGTCAAGGACAAGGAGTCCTTCAGCTTTGTCAGTGTGCTCCGATAGTGGTGCTGTTGACCCAATGTTGAGCCCAAATTCGGTTAGTGAGATTGCCGAGAACGTAGCAGAGTTGACTTTGAGCCATGCAATCAAAGAGGATCTTCATTCTTCTCCTCCTAGTGTACTG CAGGATGGAGGAATGAATGATACTATATATGATCAACTTGAATTGGCTATGGCTGAGGCCGAGAGAGCCACACGAAACGCATATCAAGAAACATATAGGCGTGGGAAAGCTGAAAAGGAGGCCATTGAAGCTATGCGAAAG GCTAAAATCTCTGAAAGTTTATATGTAGAAGAGTTGAATCTGAGGAAAAGGGCAGAGGAAGaactacaaaaagaaaaagaacaactTCAAAATATGAAGATCCAGAGAGACAAAGTTAAGGAAGAACTCCAACTTGCACTGGATCAGAAGTCATCACTGGAGAGCCAAATTGCATCATCCGAACTTATGATAAAGGAGTATGAGCAGAAGATCATTTCTGCCGTGGATCTGTTACAAAGCTACAAGAACGAACGGGATGAGTTGCAGGTACAGCGCGATGAAGTGCTGAGAGAGGCCACGGAGTTGAGGAAAAAACAAGGAGAGGCCTCTGGCACTCGCACACCTCAATTGTTCTCGGAGTTCTCTTTCCTTGAGATCGAACAAGCAACAAATAACTTTGATCAGTCCCTAAAGATAGGAGAAGGTGGATATGGAAGTATATTTAAAGGTATGTTGCGGCACACTGAGGTGGCTATAAAGATGTTGCACTCTGACAGCATGCAAGGACCCTTGGAGTTTCAACAAGAG GTTGATGTATTGAGCAAGTTAAGGCATCCAAATCTTATCACACTTGTTGGAGCCTGCCCAGAATCCTTTACTCTTATCTACGAGTATTTACCAAATGGGAGCCTTGAAGACCGACTGGTTTGCAAGGATAACACACCTCCCTTGCCATGGCAAACTCGAATTCGCATTGCTGCAGAACTTTGTTCAGCTCTCATCTTCCTTCACTCAAGTAAACCGCACCGCATAGTCCATGGTGACTTGAAACCCTCTAACATTCTCCTTGATGCAAACCTTATTAGCAAGCTAAGCGACTTTGGAATCTGCCGCATATTATCTCGTCGCGAGGATTCGACTGATAACACTACAGAGTGTTGGAGAACCCACCCAAAGGGAACTTTTGTTTACATGGATCCGGAATTCCTTGCGTCCGGGGAACTTACTCCTAAGTCAGATGTTTATTCCTTTGGAATCATATTGATGAGATTGTTGACAGGGAGACCTGCCTTGGGAATAACAAAGGAAGTGTCCTATGCATTGGAAACCGGAAAGCTGAAATCTCTGTTGGATCCTTTAGCCGGAGACTGGCCATTTGTGCAAGCCGAACAATTGGCTCGCCTGGCCATGAGGTGTTGCGAGATGAATAGAAAGAACCGGCCGGATCTTTATTCCGATGTATGGAGGGTATTGGACCCCATGACAGCTTCCTCTGGAGGCACACTAAGTCCTTCAGGTCTTTACCAACAAACACCATCATATTTCATTTGTCCAATCTTTCAG gaagtaATGCGAGATCCGCATGTAGCTGCGGATGGCTTCACTTATGAAGCCGAGGCCATAAGAGGGTGGCTTGACAGCGGTCACGACGATTCGCCAATGACAAATTCGAAGCTTGCGCACCGCAATCTTGTTCCGAACCGCGCACTCAAGTCTGCAATCCATGACTGGCTTCAAAGTCATTAA
- the LOC130973993 gene encoding U-box domain-containing protein 33 isoform X2 gives MAVVSPVPATTQRMGSVRRVQEGEIVEEPNQAVVVDEPIYVAVSKEVKESKLNLIWAIQNSGGRRICILHVHVPATMIPLMGAKFPASSLKEQEVRAYWDIERQTMHKTLDEYLRICQRMGVQAEKVPFEMDNIEKGIVELVSQRGIQRLVMGAASDRSHSRRMMDLKSKKAIFVCEQAPAFCRIQFICKGHLIHTRDRTLGEDNLVASPLAQQVPNSEAEHPVLPRSQSVITPGQNQTSHRRELFRKVRSANDGAVGGIMHDSSPDNFEGFSTPPNRLGTDLSSDESDRLSRTRSPSALSVCSDSGAVDPMLSPNSVSEIAENVAELTLSHAIKEDLHSSPPSVLDGGMNDTIYDQLELAMAEAERATRNAYQETYRRGKAEKEAIEAMRKAKISESLYVEELNLRKRAEEELQKEKEQLQNMKIQRDKVKEELQLALDQKSSLESQIASSELMIKEYEQKIISAVDLLQSYKNERDELQVQRDEVLREATELRKKQGEASGTRTPQLFSEFSFLEIEQATNNFDQSLKIGEGGYGSIFKGMLRHTEVAIKMLHSDSMQGPLEFQQEVDVLSKLRHPNLITLVGACPESFTLIYEYLPNGSLEDRLVCKDNTPPLPWQTRIRIAAELCSALIFLHSSKPHRIVHGDLKPSNILLDANLISKLSDFGICRILSRREDSTDNTTECWRTHPKGTFVYMDPEFLASGELTPKSDVYSFGIILMRLLTGRPALGITKEVSYALETGKLKSLLDPLAGDWPFVQAEQLARLAMRCCEMNRKNRPDLYSDVWRVLDPMTASSGGTLSPSGLYQQTPSYFICPIFQEVMRDPHVAADGFTYEAEAIRGWLDSGHDDSPMTNSKLAHRNLVPNRALKSAIHDWLQSH, from the exons ATGGCTGTGGTGAGTCCTGTGCCTGCAACAACACAAAGGATGGGTTCTGTGAGGCGAGTTCAAGAGGGTGAAATTGTTGAGGAGCCTAATCAAGCTGTGGTAGTTGATGAGCCAATCTATGTTGCTGTGTCAAAAGAAGTGAAAGAGAGCAAGCTGAATCTGATATGGGCGATTCAGAACTCTGGAGGAAGGAGGATTTGCATACTTCATGTTCATGTTCctgcaaccatgatccctttgA TGGGTGCTAAGTTCCCTGCAAGTTCACTGAAAGAGCAGGAGGTTCGAGCATACTGGGATATTGAAAGGCAAACCATGCATAAGACTCTGGATGAGTATCTTCGTATATGTCAACGGATGGGG GTGCAGGCGGAGAAAGTGCCTTTTGAAATGGACAACATTGAAAAAGGAATTGTAGAACTTGTCTCCCAACGTGGCATCCAAAGGCTTGTCATGGGAGCGGCATCGGACCGATCCCATTCTAG GAGAATGATGGACTTGAAATCGAAGAAAGCCATCTTTGTATGTGAGCAAGCTCCAGCATTTTGTCGGATACAGTTTATCTGCAAAGGGCACCTTATACACACAAG GGATCGCACTTTGGGTGAAGATAATTTAGTTGCATCTCCTTTGGCACAACAAGTTCCAAACTCTGAAGCTGAACATCCAGTACTCCCGAGATCTCAATCTGTTATTACTCCGGGCCAAAATCAAACTAGTCATCGTCGGGAGTTATTTCGCAAAGTAAGGTCTGCCAATGATGGTGCTGTAGGGGGCATTATGCATGATTCTTCTCCAGATAACTTTGAAGGGTTCTCAACTCCACCAAATAGGTTAGGTACTGATTTAAGTTCTGATGAGTCAGATAGGCTGTCAAGGACAAGGAGTCCTTCAGCTTTGTCAGTGTGCTCCGATAGTGGTGCTGTTGACCCAATGTTGAGCCCAAATTCGGTTAGTGAGATTGCCGAGAACGTAGCAGAGTTGACTTTGAGCCATGCAATCAAAGAGGATCTTCATTCTTCTCCTCCTAGTGTACTG GATGGAGGAATGAATGATACTATATATGATCAACTTGAATTGGCTATGGCTGAGGCCGAGAGAGCCACACGAAACGCATATCAAGAAACATATAGGCGTGGGAAAGCTGAAAAGGAGGCCATTGAAGCTATGCGAAAG GCTAAAATCTCTGAAAGTTTATATGTAGAAGAGTTGAATCTGAGGAAAAGGGCAGAGGAAGaactacaaaaagaaaaagaacaactTCAAAATATGAAGATCCAGAGAGACAAAGTTAAGGAAGAACTCCAACTTGCACTGGATCAGAAGTCATCACTGGAGAGCCAAATTGCATCATCCGAACTTATGATAAAGGAGTATGAGCAGAAGATCATTTCTGCCGTGGATCTGTTACAAAGCTACAAGAACGAACGGGATGAGTTGCAGGTACAGCGCGATGAAGTGCTGAGAGAGGCCACGGAGTTGAGGAAAAAACAAGGAGAGGCCTCTGGCACTCGCACACCTCAATTGTTCTCGGAGTTCTCTTTCCTTGAGATCGAACAAGCAACAAATAACTTTGATCAGTCCCTAAAGATAGGAGAAGGTGGATATGGAAGTATATTTAAAGGTATGTTGCGGCACACTGAGGTGGCTATAAAGATGTTGCACTCTGACAGCATGCAAGGACCCTTGGAGTTTCAACAAGAG GTTGATGTATTGAGCAAGTTAAGGCATCCAAATCTTATCACACTTGTTGGAGCCTGCCCAGAATCCTTTACTCTTATCTACGAGTATTTACCAAATGGGAGCCTTGAAGACCGACTGGTTTGCAAGGATAACACACCTCCCTTGCCATGGCAAACTCGAATTCGCATTGCTGCAGAACTTTGTTCAGCTCTCATCTTCCTTCACTCAAGTAAACCGCACCGCATAGTCCATGGTGACTTGAAACCCTCTAACATTCTCCTTGATGCAAACCTTATTAGCAAGCTAAGCGACTTTGGAATCTGCCGCATATTATCTCGTCGCGAGGATTCGACTGATAACACTACAGAGTGTTGGAGAACCCACCCAAAGGGAACTTTTGTTTACATGGATCCGGAATTCCTTGCGTCCGGGGAACTTACTCCTAAGTCAGATGTTTATTCCTTTGGAATCATATTGATGAGATTGTTGACAGGGAGACCTGCCTTGGGAATAACAAAGGAAGTGTCCTATGCATTGGAAACCGGAAAGCTGAAATCTCTGTTGGATCCTTTAGCCGGAGACTGGCCATTTGTGCAAGCCGAACAATTGGCTCGCCTGGCCATGAGGTGTTGCGAGATGAATAGAAAGAACCGGCCGGATCTTTATTCCGATGTATGGAGGGTATTGGACCCCATGACAGCTTCCTCTGGAGGCACACTAAGTCCTTCAGGTCTTTACCAACAAACACCATCATATTTCATTTGTCCAATCTTTCAG gaagtaATGCGAGATCCGCATGTAGCTGCGGATGGCTTCACTTATGAAGCCGAGGCCATAAGAGGGTGGCTTGACAGCGGTCACGACGATTCGCCAATGACAAATTCGAAGCTTGCGCACCGCAATCTTGTTCCGAACCGCGCACTCAAGTCTGCAATCCATGACTGGCTTCAAAGTCATTAA